From one Sporichthya brevicatena genomic stretch:
- the glnA gene encoding type I glutamate--ammonia ligase, with product MFSNAEEVTKYISDEGVKFVDVRFCDLPGVMQHFNVPAASVGADFFTDGQMFDGSSIRGFQAIHESDMKLIPDLDTAFIDPFRANKTLVINMSIVDPYTGEPYSRDPRQIARKAEAHMKATGIADTAYFAPEAEFYIFDDIRFETKQNAGYYYIDSIEGAWNTGRVEEGGNQGHKTPYKGGYFPVPPVDHFADMRDEICLELDKLGLGVERAHHEVGTAGQQEINYRFDTLAKSADKVMLFKYIVKNVVARNGKTVTFMPKPLFGDNGSGMHCHQSLWKNGEPLFYDELGYGGLSDTARWYIGGLLHHAPSLLAFTNPSMNSYHRLVPGFEAPVNLVYSARNRSACVRIPVTGSNPKAKRIEFRVPDPSSNPYLAFSAMLMAGLDGIKNKIEPPLPVDKDLYELPPDELSEIAQVPDSLPKVLDALEADHDYLVEGGVFTPDLIETWVAWKRANEVDPIRLRPHPHEFELYFDI from the coding sequence ATGTTCAGCAACGCCGAAGAGGTCACCAAGTACATCTCGGACGAGGGCGTCAAGTTCGTCGACGTCCGCTTCTGTGACCTCCCGGGTGTCATGCAGCACTTCAATGTCCCGGCGGCGTCCGTGGGGGCCGATTTCTTCACCGACGGCCAGATGTTCGACGGATCCTCGATCCGCGGCTTCCAGGCCATCCACGAGTCGGACATGAAGCTCATCCCCGACCTGGACACGGCCTTCATCGACCCGTTCCGGGCGAACAAGACGCTCGTGATCAACATGAGCATCGTCGACCCGTACACCGGTGAGCCCTACAGCCGTGACCCGCGCCAGATCGCGCGCAAGGCCGAGGCCCACATGAAGGCGACCGGCATCGCGGACACCGCGTACTTCGCGCCCGAGGCCGAGTTCTACATCTTCGACGACATCCGCTTCGAGACGAAGCAGAACGCCGGCTACTACTACATCGACTCCATCGAGGGCGCCTGGAACACCGGTCGCGTCGAGGAGGGTGGCAACCAGGGCCACAAGACCCCGTACAAGGGTGGCTACTTCCCGGTCCCGCCGGTCGACCACTTCGCCGACATGCGTGACGAGATCTGCCTCGAGCTGGACAAGCTCGGCCTCGGCGTCGAGCGCGCCCACCACGAGGTCGGCACCGCCGGTCAGCAGGAGATCAACTACCGCTTCGACACCCTGGCCAAGTCCGCGGACAAGGTCATGCTCTTCAAGTACATCGTGAAGAACGTCGTCGCCCGCAACGGCAAGACCGTCACCTTCATGCCGAAGCCGCTCTTCGGCGACAACGGCTCGGGCATGCACTGCCACCAGTCGCTGTGGAAGAACGGCGAGCCGCTGTTCTACGACGAGCTCGGCTACGGCGGCCTGTCGGACACCGCCCGCTGGTACATCGGTGGCCTGCTCCACCACGCGCCGTCGCTGCTCGCGTTCACGAACCCGTCGATGAACAGCTACCACCGTCTGGTCCCGGGCTTCGAGGCTCCGGTCAACCTGGTCTACTCGGCCCGTAACCGCTCCGCCTGCGTGCGTATCCCGGTCACCGGCTCGAACCCCAAGGCCAAGCGCATCGAGTTCCGCGTGCCGGACCCCTCGAGCAACCCGTACCTCGCGTTCTCGGCGATGCTCATGGCCGGCCTCGACGGCATCAAGAACAAGATCGAGCCGCCGCTGCCGGTCGACAAGGACCTCTACGAGCTCCCGCCGGACGAGCTCTCCGAGATCGCCCAGGTCCCGGACTCGCTGCCCAAGGTCCTCGACGCGCTCGAGGCCGACCACGACTACCTCGTCGAGGGTGGCGTCTTCACCCCGGACCTGATCGAGACCTGGGTCGCGTGGAAGCGGGCCAACGAGGTCGACCCGATCCGCCTCCGCCCCCACCCCCACGAGTTCGAGCTGTACTTCGACATCTAA
- a CDS encoding RDD family protein, giving the protein MVDRRALGGWLSGPRSVAEAAGIDLGYPGERLGLPEEGPNAVGGMTRRLGATFIDWTIAQFVVLGAMPGSTAGERAAPILIVFALINLAMVTTIGAGIGGRLLGLRVARLDGGNPMLPAVAIRTLMLALVVPALFIDRDYRGVHDRLARSIVVRR; this is encoded by the coding sequence GTGGTGGACCGTCGCGCACTGGGTGGCTGGCTGTCCGGTCCCCGGTCGGTGGCCGAGGCGGCCGGGATCGATCTGGGCTACCCCGGAGAACGTCTCGGGCTGCCCGAGGAGGGCCCCAACGCCGTCGGCGGGATGACCCGCCGGCTGGGTGCGACGTTCATCGACTGGACGATCGCCCAGTTCGTCGTCCTCGGCGCGATGCCGGGCTCGACGGCGGGGGAGCGCGCCGCACCGATCCTGATCGTGTTCGCCCTGATCAACCTGGCGATGGTCACGACGATCGGTGCCGGGATCGGGGGCCGCCTGCTCGGCCTGCGCGTCGCCCGCCTGGACGGCGGCAACCCGATGCTGCCCGCGGTGGCGATCCGGACGCTGATGCTCGCCCTCGTCGTCCCGGCCCTGTTCATCGACCGGGACTACCGCGGCGTCCACGACCGGCTCGCGCGCTCGATCGTGGTCCGCCGCTAG